The DNA region GGTCGCAGGACATCATCGAGCCGGAAGTTACAGTCAACAAAAAGGGAGAGATTGTCGTTCCAACCTCAACAGGCAGCGGCTACAACATACATCGCGAGCGAATCGAGGCGCTGACGGTTCGTCGGCAAACGTTGCGGGCAAAGGCCCGCGTGCTCGCCTGAGTTAATTTCATTTCGTTGGCAGCGGAGTGTCCAGCAGCATCCGCACGGCGTCCTGATAGCCTAGCGGGCCTGCCAGCGTCTGGAATGAGCCCGCGTCGACATTGGTATGAACGTGGATGGTCTTCACCATCAGGGCACGCACGCTGAGGTCCTCTTTGAACTGCGTAAAAATCCACCGATTGCCACCGGCAATTGCCTGCTCCAGAAGAAGGTGGCCATCAGGATAGATATGCGCCAGCATTCCCCACCCAAAATTGACTGCACGAAAAATAGTCCCTTCCATGCGAACGACCTGACGGCTCTTCGCATCGATCCACACGCGCCCTTCTAGGCCCGTCAGCGCCTGCGCGGGTGTGCTGGGCGGTGAAAACTTTGGATTGGGCTTGCAGTCGAGCACAATCTCCACCCCGACGCCATTCCTGCTCGTCTGCGGTTGCCCCGGCGTATAGGTGTAGATCATAGCGTCAGGCATCAACCGAATTAGCTGATCGGCAAGCTTCCTTCCTTCCTCCTCGTTTTTAACGTGTTTAAAATAACTCGATGGCGATGCGATCATGTCGTTCAGACGCTGCCGTTCTGCCTTGTCATCGTCCTCGGTTAACGGTCGGCCGTCTTTCAAAATCAATCGTGCGACAGACCCATCTTTACTTTCAATGACATCGCGGACCTGGTCTCCCTTCGCGTCGATTACATGCATTCGATACCGCAGGTACGAGTTTGAATGATGAAGGTCCTTCAATTCGTTCGCGGCCGCATCGACCGCCCAGGAACGTGGCGACGCCGCCAACGGGGTCCCCGCCATGCCGAGCATGCTTTCAGACGCGCTTTGGGCGGCGGCCACCGACACAGTCAGGCAGGCGCAGAATCCCAATAACGCCACCCTAGCCCAGTTCCGCTTCGACAAATGCCCTCCAATGGCCCGCGGCATCAACGGATGAAACGAAACATCGTCACTCTCGCCCACTGCATCGCTCGTCAACTCTACTCCCCATTTCGCCGCCACCCATTAATGGTGTCCTAAGTCAGACGTGTGAAGCCGGTGCAAAGTTTACTCAGTTTGCCTCATAACATAGGCTTGGGTATAGTTCGGGCAAGACCTACTTGCAGCAGACAGCATCCCTCAGGAGAGCAAAGTCGAATGAATCCACCAGAAAATTCCACAGTGATCGGTAAGTCGGTCGTAGTTCGCGGAGATATCTCCGGCAAAGAAGATCTTTTTCTGGACGGCGACATTCAGGGTAATATCAACCTGTCTGAAAATAGGTTGACCCTCGGACCAGACGCGCTCATCGTCGCCGACGTTACCGTCCGCGACCTCGTCGTCTTCGGCAAGCTTACCGGAAATATTTATGCCACGGGACGTGTCGATCTGCGCCAATCCGCATCCGTTATAGGAGACATTACTGCTGGCCGACTCTCCATCGAAGAGAGCGCCATGCTCAAAGGACACGTTGAGTTAAAAGCCGTTGAGGCACAGCCAACTGCTGTCTCACAGAGGACTTCTCCTGTCGCTTCATCTAAACCTCTCGTCCTGCAGCCGAAGTCCTAAACAGAAAGGGAAGCGGGCGTATGCGCAACCTCTTCAGCAGCGATAGTACAAGCGGCGCCAAGGGCACTGGCGGCAACCGTGTGCCGCGTCATTCCAGCGGATGGAAGGAGCTGCTCAAGCATCTGAGTACGCAGGAATCGCTGCGTGTTCTCGATATCGGCCCCACTTCGTCAACGAACATCAACTACATCACCAGCCTCGGCCACAGCATCTATATGGCGAATTTAGTCGAAGAGGCCGCCAAGCCAGAGTGGATCATCCCCGCTGAAGGCGACAAGGCTGCCAGCTTCGACGTCGAAGGATTTCTCAAGTCCAACCTCAATTTTTCCGGTCGGATGTTCGACGTTGTCATTCTCTGGGACACGGCGGATTACCTGCCTGAATCTCTGCTGGTCCCTGTATTCTCGCGCATTCACGATGTATTGCAGCCCGGCGGCCTGATGCTCGCGTTCTTCCACGCGTCGCCCGACGCTGAGGCAGCGTTCAATCGTTACCATCTCACCGAGACCGATGTTATCGAGATGCAGCGTGCAGGAAGTTATCCTCTGCTCAACGTCTATAGCAATCGAAAGATCGAGAATCTGTTGAGCGGCTTTAGTAACTTTCGTTTCTTCCTCGCGAAGGACAGTTTGCGCGAAGTTATTATTACCCGCTAATCCATTACGCAAAGAAGAAGCGCAAGCACTCGAATCACTGTGATTGCGCTTCTTCCATCAATTTCAGGTAGTTACCCCTTTGGGTTTTGCTTCCGGCGTTCTGCCCAGCGCTTTTTCATAGCATCCGCGATCCGCTTGCGGCCTTCAGGGCTCAGCTTGCGTTTCCGTGGAGTTACGGTCTTCGTAGCTGCCACTGCAGTCTTGACGGCGGCCTTACGTCCCTTGGGGCGGCCTGGACCCTTCGATGCAGTCTGTGCCGTTCCCGCGAGCAGCGTGCGTGCCTGCTGTAACTTTGATATCTGCGCGTCTATCTCAGCAATAATTCGGCTTACTTCCACTTGTTACCTCCTCTGGGCATCGAATCAATCCAATCACTCGGTCCAGTGGTATCTATAACTCGAATGTCTGCAATGCCACCTTCGACGATACAGAAGTAGCTATTGGCTTGCAAATAATTTGTAAGTGCATTTCATTTTTTACACATGCTGCGAAGGCACTCAATGTAGACAACATCTTCCGCCACGACAGTCCGCGGGCAATCGTGCGATCACGCGCGAGAATGTCTAAACGTATTCCAGCAGCATTCTGTTTTGGTCGTATAAAAAAGCCGGGATGCTAGACTTCATCTGCGATGCGACAAATCCCTCTGCGGCTGTGGCTTATGGCCGCACTTTCCGGCGTTCTTCAGGTCCTGCCATTTCCTATTGCTGGACCGACCCCACTCTGGCGAACTGCTTTCTGCTGGTTCGCGCTTCTTCCACTTCTCTGGGCGCTCCTTGGTAATAGCAAGGCGAGAAGCGCCCTCAACTTAAGACAGGGAGCAGCCCTTGGTTATCTCTGCGGCTTCGTCTGGTATCTCGGTAACTGCTATTGGATTTATCAGACGATGTACCTCTACGGTGGTCTGGCCAAACCCATCGCCGCGGGCATCCTTGTGCTCTTCTGCTTGTATCTCGGTCTCTATCACGCGCTCTTCGCTACACTCATCGCCGCCTGCCGTCAGCGTTTCGGTCGCCAGGCCACACTCGTTCTAGTGCCCTTCGCCTGGGTCGCGGTGGAATTAGCGCGCGCACGAATCACCGGATTTCCCTGGGACCAACTCGGCATGACTCAGGTGGATAACTCCCTGCTCACGCGGCTCGCTCCAATCACCGGAGTCTACGGATTATCTTTCATCATTGCCGCAGTGAATGCGCTCTGGCTTGTACGTATTCGCATTCGAGAGCAACGATTCACCCGCCCGGTCCTCACCGCCACCGGGGTAGTTATCATCCTTCTCTACATCGCAGCGCTGCACTACTTTCACACTCCTACTTACTCCGCAACAAACGCCAAAGCCACGTTGATACAAGAAAATCTTGCCGTAGGCGCGGACAGAACCGGCCCCGAGCCAAGCGTCCCGCAACTTATCGATTCCTTCTCTCAACTTAGCCTGCATCCTCCACGTTCGCGCTGCAACGGAATTCCGGAGCTCTCCACTACCACCTGCATCGTCTTCACAACTCCGCCACAGTCTGTTCAGGAAGCCAGCGACCCTACACCAACGAACGTCGTCATATGGCCCGAATCTCCCGCGCCATTTGCCGAAGACGATCCGCAGTTCCGTTCCGGGATGTCCTCGCTGGCACGCGCTGTACACGCGCCTTTGATCGTCGACGACATCGGGATCAGCAGCAACTCGAACGCTGCCGACTCCAAGCCATTCGATCGTTTCAATTCCGCATCTTTTATTACGCCAGACGGTAATTTCGCCGCCCGCTATGACAAGATGCACCTTGTCCCATTCGGCGAATACGTCCCGTTCAAGTCCCTTTTCTTCTTTGCCGGCAGCCTTCTCGCCGAAGCGGGCGACTTATCGTCCGGGAATCACCGCACCGTATTTGCCTACGATGGCCATCACTACGGCACCTTCATCTGTTATGAATCCACATTCGCAGACGAGGTCCGCCTCTTTGTTCTCAAGGGCGCCGACGTTCTAGTCAACATCTCTGACGACGGATGGTACGGCGACACCAGCGCTCCCTGGCAGCACCTCGACATGGTGCGGATGCGGGCGATTGAAAACCATCGCTGGGTTCTTCGCGCCACTAACACAGGAGTTACCGCCGCCATCGATCCTCATGGCAGAGTCACCGCCGCCGCTCCCCGCCATATCCGCACGGCCCTTCATGTCGGCTTCGCGTACGAGCACGACATCACCTTCTACACCGCTCACGGCGACATCTTCGCCTACATCTGTGCCATCATCACCGCACTGGCCCTCGTCTTCAACCTGAAGCCGCGAATGAACTAAACTGAATACATCATGTTGAGCGACTTAGAATTCACCTACAACCCAGTTCGCGACAAAGTCCGCGACCTGCGGGAGTATCTTTGACTCGGCCCGCCTGCGCCGTGAACTAGCCACCATCGAAGAAAAAACTGCCGACCCCACCATTTGGGCTGACGCCGCGCGTTCGCAGCCGCTGATGCGCGAACGCAAGCGCCTCGAAACTCTCCTCGCCGACGATGCCGAGTTAGCACGCCGCTCCGATGACATTGAGGCCTACTTCGAACTCGCCAAAGAGGGCGAAGACACCGAGCCTGATCTCACCCGCGAGATCCCCGCTCTTATCGACTTCGCCGATAAGCTCGAATCCAAAACCATGCTCTCCGGCGAGACCGATGCACTCAACGCCATCGTCGTCGTTCACCCCGGCGCGGGTGGCACCGAATCGCAGGACTGGGCCGAGATGCTCATGCGCATGTACATCCGCTGGGCCGAGCGCCAGAATTTCAAGGTCGAGATCAACGAAGTTCAGGACGGCGACGAAGCCGGCATCAAATCGGCCACCTTCACCATCTCGGGCGACTTCGCCTTCGGGCTTCTCTCTGGTGAAACGGGAGTTCATCGGCTGGTTCGCATCTCTCCCTTTGACTCCGCAAAGCGCCGCCACACCAGCTTTGCCAGCGTCTTCGTCTCGCCGGAGATCGACGACACCATCGTCATCGACATCAAGCCAGACGACCTTCGCATCGACACTTATCGTTCCGGTGGCAAGGGCGGCCAGCACGTCAACACCACTGACTCCGCAGTCCGTATCACCCATCTTCCCACCGGCCTTGTGGCAGGTTGCCAGAACGAACGCAGCCAACACAAGAACAAGGAAAGGGCGATGAAGCTCCTTCGCTCGCGTCTCTACGAGTACGAACTCGACAAGAAGAAAGCCGTCAGCCGAAAGCTTGAAGACTCCAAGCTCGACATCAAGTTCGGCTCGCAGATTCGCAGCTATGTCCTTCAGCCCTACCGTATGGCTAAGGATCTTCGCACCCGCGTAGAAGTAGGCGATGTCGATAAAGTTCTCGACGGCGACCTCGAACCTTTCATCCGCGGCTATCTCCGTATGAGACGCGAAGGTAATTTCCCAGCCGAGATCGCTGAGGAGGAAGAAGTTTAAAAGCTCTGATTCGAGGGCCGGTGCTGGCGCATCCAATTTTGAAAGCACCAAGCGGAGGAGCCGAAGCGTATGACGAAATCCAGCGACACGCCCGATGTTCACCAGGCTTTACGCAAGCAGCTTGTAACCCTGATTCAGGGCGGGGAAGCTCATGCCACCTTCGAAGATGCGATAAAGGACTTTCCTGCTGAACTTCGTGGCAAGGTTCCAGCCCATCTCCCCTACTCTGCCTGGCAACTCCTCGAACACCTGCGCATTGCCCAGCGCGACATCCTCGACTTCAGCGCCCCTCCGACCGGTGGCTATCAGCCGCTCGAATGGCCCGATGCCTATTGGCCCAAATCACCCGAGCCGCCTTCAGCACACGCATGGGACCACTCCATTGCCGCGATCCGCAAAGATCGAGAGCACTTCGAGGCGCTCATCCAGAAGCCGGATGCTGATCTCTTCAAGCCCTTCCGCTGGGGCAACGGCCAGAACCTTCTACGTGAAGCGCTCCTCATCGCCGATCACACGGCATACCATCTCGGCGAATTCATCGTCCTTCGCCGCCTGCTCGGTGTCTGGAATAAATAAGGGGAGAGGTGCAGTGAATCAACCCGAAATCATCCGAGCCATGCTCGGCAACCCTGCTGCGAAGCCGGTCGTCATAGCAGTCATCGGCCTGTCGCCGCACCCCGACAAACCCAGCCACTTCGTTCCGGCCTACATGCAGCAGCACGGCTACCGCATCCTGCCCGTCAACCCGACGGTAGACAGCGTCCTCGGAGAGAAGTCTTACGCCTCGCTCGCCGACCTGCCCATCAAGCCCGACATCGTCAACGTCTTCCGCCTACCGCGATATATTTCTGCCATCGTCGACGAGATGCTCCAACTCGGCCTCCAGAGTCTCTGGGTTCAATCGGGCATCATCAACCTCGAAGCCGCCGCTAAAGCCGAGGCAGGCGGCATCCATGTCGTCATGGACCACTGCATCATGGTCGAGCACCGGCGAGTTCTTCCACTTTCAGCCTACAATCTAGCTAAATGAGAATTCGCTACTCCCTGCTCGCTGCGGTCTGCATTCTCTTTCCCATCCTGACTGCTCACGCGCAGCTCCCGGTAGCGGGCGACGGCGGCCCCGGCCCTGTAAAAGCCCAGCATTTGACGGCGGAACTAGTCTCAGCTTCCTCCACCATCGCTCCTGGCGGAACCGTTCAGGCCGGTCTCGTCCTCACGCTTGATCCCCATTGGCACGTCTATTGGATCAACGCAGGAGACTCCGGCGAACCGCCGAAGATCACCTGGACGCTGCCCGCCGGAGTCACTGCCAGTCCCATGCAGTTTCCGGTCCCCAGCCGCCTCCCTCTCGGCCCGCTGATGGACTTCGGCTACGAGAACGTAGCAGCCTTTCCCGTTCAACTCACCGCCGCAAAATCAGTGAAGCCGGGCAATATCCACCTCGACGCCAAGATCAGCTGGCTGGTCTGCCGTGAGGTCTGCATCCCCGGGAAGGCGCACCTCGGGCTCAATCTCACGGTGGCCCAGGACGCTGCCTCAGTTCCGCCTACGGGCGTGTTGGGAGAAGCTCTCAACCTGATCCCACGGCCGCCTCCGGCTGACGTGAAGTTCACGGTCATTGGCGGCAAATCTGATTTCGTCGTTACCATGATCAATGGTCACAGGGAGACCAGCGCAGAATTTTATCCCTTTGATGAGGACCAGATTCTGAATGCCGCGCCGCAGACAGTGGAGTCTCTGCCGAACGGCGTTCGTCTACGCGTCAAGCGGGCCGAAGATCTCGCCAAACTCCCAGCCGAGCTTCACGGCCTCGTTAAACTAAGCGCCACAAAGGCGTACGACGTGACTGCTCCAGTCACGCCAGGCGAAGTGGCTCCGGCTGTTGGCTCCAAGTCGCCGAACAGCAGCAGCGGGATCACTATCGTCACCGCAATTGGCCTCGCCTTCCTCGGCGGAATCATTCTCAATCTGATGCCGTGCGTCTTTCCCGTGCTCTTCCTCAAGGGGCTGGCGCTGGTGCAGTCCTCTGGCGAAGAACGCAGCCGCTTGCGCAGCCATGGCCTTGTCTACACGCTCGGCATCCTGGTGTCGTTCTGGATCATCGTGGCGGTCTTACTCGGGCTGCGGGCGGGCGGCGCGCAGGCTGGATGGGGCTTCCAGCTTCAGTCGCCGGTCTTCATCGCAGTGCTTGCGCTCGGGTTGTTCTTCTTCGCTCTCTCTCTTGCGGGACAGTTCGAGCTTGGCCTTTCGCTGACAAGCGTCGGCGGTGAACTGGCGCAGAAGCAGGGCTTTGCCGGCAGCTTCTTTACCGGAGTCTTGGCCACGATCGTTGCTACGCCATGCACCGCTCCGTTAATGGGAGCGGCGATCGGCTTTGCGCTCGCTCAACCGGCAGGAATTACCTTTGCCGTCTTTACCGCGCTCGGCCTCGGGCTCGCGACGCCGTATCTACTACTCAGTTTTCAGCCTGCGTGGACTCGCATTTTGCCGCGTCCAGGTCGATGGATGGAGACGCTCAAGCAACTCACCGCCGTGCCGCTATTTGCCACGGTAATCTGGCTGGCGTGGCTCTTTGGACGGCTTTACGGCCCGTCCGGCTCGCTGGATCACATGTCTTTTCTGCTGGGCGGCTTTCTTCTTGTAGCGATTGCCGGATGGATGCTGGCTCGTTGGCCTGCACGCTGGGCCTCGGCGATTGCTGCCGTCGTACTTGGTGCGCTGGCGCTTGCTACATCGCTCTATTCTCCGAAGGACACAACGCTGGTCTGGCAGCCCTACACGCAGCAGACTTTGGATCAGGCTCGTGCCGGTGGACATCCGGTTTTCATCGACTTCACGGCTGCGTGGTGCCTGAGCTGCCAGGTCAACGAACGGCTGGTGCTGCGTTCGGCGGATGTGCAGCGGCAACTTGCGGACCACAAACTGACTCTGTTGAAGGCTGATTGGACGCAGTACGACCCGGAGATTACCAAAGAGCTTGCTTCACTGAACCGGAGCGGTGTTCCTACTTACGTCATCTATCCGACTAGCCAGGCAGCTCCCGCAGATGTTCTGCCGGAGCTGCTGACCAAGGATGTAGTGCTGACTGCTATCGACCGCGACGCCCGCTAGAATAGCCGCGCGTTAGGCCTTTTTGAGGGCAATGTGGGCGGCGCGGACGTCGGTTGCGGTGTAGACGGAGAGGAAGGGTGCTCCGGCTGCGGCGGCCTCGATATGGGCTCGGCCACCTTGTTCCCGGTCGACCAGGCAGAGGACTCCCGCTACGTTCATTCCGGCTTCGCGAGCGGCTTCGATGGCCGTGATCGTTGAGCCTCCGGTTGTGCAGACATCGTCGACGATTACGACCTGCGCGCCTTGCTTGAGGAAGCCTTCGATGCGGCGTCCGGTGCCATGAGATTTCTCAGCTTTGCGGACGAGGAAGCCGTGGATGAGGGTGGGGGCTGGGTCGGAGCCGGTTTCGAGTTCCAGTTCGCTGGAGAGTTCGAGAATCTCGGCGTGATCAGCCAGAGCCCAGGCGCTGGCGCTCGCGGTGTTGGAGACGAGGGGATCAGCGCCCATGGTCAGGCCGCCTACGGCCTCGGCCTGCGGGATGTGCTGGCGGATGAGGTCATAGAGGACGAGGCCCGAGAGGCGTCCGCCTTCGGCGTGGAGCGTGGTGGTGCGGCAGTCGATGTAGTAATCGGACTTCTGGCCGCTGGCCAGGGTGAAGTCACCAAGTTTGAAGGAGAGTGTGGCGATCAGATTGAGGAGGTCAGCGCGGGCATCGTTTGGCATGGTCTTCTCGATTGTAGATGGTATCCTCCCCCCCTACTATTTTGTCGCAAAGTCTTCCATTATTGAGACTTAAGTCCGGACTTCAATTCAAAGTCTCGATTTAGCTTGCCGAGCTGCTGCAAAGTCTTCTAAATGAAGGGGTTGTTAAACAAAAAGTCCCGGTTTGAGCCGGGCGTGCTATTTAAGTTGTGTATTAAGCATAGCAAATAGGCGGAAACTCTTTTGCAGGTGAGATGTGGTTTGGTTTCAATGGATTAGATGGTGTTGGGACTTGACAGGATTTTTGCGGCATTCCTGCCCACCTTAGCGACGATAAAGCTGCCGCGAAGGTGGGGCACCCGGCTTGTGCGGTCACTGCATGGGCGAAGAGCGACGGTGTTGGTCAGTGGCCGATGCGGTCGAGGTGGCGATAGCCGCCGGTGACGATGAACAGGGCGATAAAGACCGAGAGGTTGTAGCAGGCATGCACTAGCGCGGAGCAGGCCACCGACTGGGTGCGGATGCGGACCAGGGTGAGGATGAGGGAGACGACGAAGAGGACGATGAGCGCTCCCCAGGCGTGGGCGAGCTGCTCGGCGTGAAGGAGGGCGAAGAGAAGGCTGGAGAGGATCGCGGAGAAGAGCAGACCGGCGGTGCTGAGGTTGGTCGTGGTCTGCCAGCGCTGGTGGGCGACCGGCGTACGAGGCAGGCTGAGCCAGTCGTAGGCGATGGCGAAGGCGGGCAGAAGGAAGCCGCGGAAGCAGATCTCCTCGAAGGCCGGGGCGAGCAGGGTGCCGAAGGCGGTGACCAGCCAGACGTCGGAGGGGGTGTGGAAGAAGCTGTCCATGGGGATGGACTTGGGCATGGGGATAAGGCTGGAGATGGCCTGGACGGTCCAGCCGAGGACCAGACCGAGGCCGATGAGCTTAAACGCGTTGCGGCGGACGGCGCTAAAGTTCCATTGCAGGCCGTCGGGGAACGAGCGATGCCAGAGGAGGGGGAAGAAGAACCAGGAGATGAGCAGGGTCGTGAGATAAGTCACGGCCATGGCGGCGACCAGGAGTTTGGGCTGCTGGGCGGCTGCGGCGAGCTTTTGCGCGGTGTGGATGGTGAAGAAGCCCAGAAGGGTGGCCTGTGAGATCAGCAGGACAAGTCCGGCAAAGGAGACGAAGAGGAAGGCGTGACCGAGGTGGGGGATGCGGCGGGGCGTGTAGTCCGACGAGTCGTTGGGAGTTTCTGGGAGGAACATCGTCGTCTCGTCCTCTGCTCCGGTGGGGCCGAAGGAGGGGATGGCGGGTGCCTCGGGGGAGGGTTGGTCGATGAAGGCGGAGGTGTCGAGTGGCTGTTCGCTCATGCTTTTTTCTTGCGGGGCGCTGGCTTGGACTTTGGCGCTTTCTTGGGTTTCGGCTCTGGTTTTGGAGCGCCAGCTAAGGGTACCCCGGTTTTCTTTGGTGGAACGATGAATTTGCCGCGTGCATCTTTCTTGCGGTCGGCAGCGGCGACAATATTGAGCGCCTGAGGGCCTGCATGGCTGTCGCCGTTGCGGCTGGCGAGAGCTTCTGGCGAGAGGTTGTAGTGGCGGGCAAGGAAGTTGCCGGTGAACGAGTCTGCGACGGTGGCGATCTGCTCCGGGGTGCCGTGAGCGATGATCCGTCCGCCGCCCTCACCGCCTTCGGGGCCCAGGTCGAGGATGTAATCGGCGTTGCGGATGATGTCGAGGTTGTGC from Edaphobacter paludis includes:
- a CDS encoding type II CAAX endopeptidase family protein; its protein translation is MSEQPLDTSAFIDQPSPEAPAIPSFGPTGAEDETTMFLPETPNDSSDYTPRRIPHLGHAFLFVSFAGLVLLISQATLLGFFTIHTAQKLAAAAQQPKLLVAAMAVTYLTTLLISWFFFPLLWHRSFPDGLQWNFSAVRRNAFKLIGLGLVLGWTVQAISSLIPMPKSIPMDSFFHTPSDVWLVTAFGTLLAPAFEEICFRGFLLPAFAIAYDWLSLPRTPVAHQRWQTTTNLSTAGLLFSAILSSLLFALLHAEQLAHAWGALIVLFVVSLILTLVRIRTQSVACSALVHACYNLSVFIALFIVTGGYRHLDRIGH
- the lnt gene encoding apolipoprotein N-acyltransferase, which translates into the protein MAALSGVLQVLPFPIAGPTPLWRTAFCWFALLPLLWALLGNSKARSALNLRQGAALGYLCGFVWYLGNCYWIYQTMYLYGGLAKPIAAGILVLFCLYLGLYHALFATLIAACRQRFGRQATLVLVPFAWVAVELARARITGFPWDQLGMTQVDNSLLTRLAPITGVYGLSFIIAAVNALWLVRIRIREQRFTRPVLTATGVVIILLYIAALHYFHTPTYSATNAKATLIQENLAVGADRTGPEPSVPQLIDSFSQLSLHPPRSRCNGIPELSTTTCIVFTTPPQSVQEASDPTPTNVVIWPESPAPFAEDDPQFRSGMSSLARAVHAPLIVDDIGISSNSNAADSKPFDRFNSASFITPDGNFAARYDKMHLVPFGEYVPFKSLFFFAGSLLAEAGDLSSGNHRTVFAYDGHHYGTFICYESTFADEVRLFVLKGADVLVNISDDGWYGDTSAPWQHLDMVRMRAIENHRWVLRATNTGVTAAIDPHGRVTAAAPRHIRTALHVGFAYEHDITFYTAHGDIFAYICAIITALALVFNLKPRMN
- a CDS encoding thioredoxin family protein codes for the protein MRIRYSLLAAVCILFPILTAHAQLPVAGDGGPGPVKAQHLTAELVSASSTIAPGGTVQAGLVLTLDPHWHVYWINAGDSGEPPKITWTLPAGVTASPMQFPVPSRLPLGPLMDFGYENVAAFPVQLTAAKSVKPGNIHLDAKISWLVCREVCIPGKAHLGLNLTVAQDAASVPPTGVLGEALNLIPRPPPADVKFTVIGGKSDFVVTMINGHRETSAEFYPFDEDQILNAAPQTVESLPNGVRLRVKRAEDLAKLPAELHGLVKLSATKAYDVTAPVTPGEVAPAVGSKSPNSSSGITIVTAIGLAFLGGIILNLMPCVFPVLFLKGLALVQSSGEERSRLRSHGLVYTLGILVSFWIIVAVLLGLRAGGAQAGWGFQLQSPVFIAVLALGLFFFALSLAGQFELGLSLTSVGGELAQKQGFAGSFFTGVLATIVATPCTAPLMGAAIGFALAQPAGITFAVFTALGLGLATPYLLLSFQPAWTRILPRPGRWMETLKQLTAVPLFATVIWLAWLFGRLYGPSGSLDHMSFLLGGFLLVAIAGWMLARWPARWASAIAAVVLGALALATSLYSPKDTTLVWQPYTQQTLDQARAGGHPVFIDFTAAWCLSCQVNERLVLRSADVQRQLADHKLTLLKADWTQYDPEITKELASLNRSGVPTYVIYPTSQAAPADVLPELLTKDVVLTAIDRDAR
- the prfB gene encoding peptide chain release factor 2 (programmed frameshift): MLSDLEFTYNPVRDKVRDLREYLDSARLRRELATIEEKTADPTIWADAARSQPLMRERKRLETLLADDAELARRSDDIEAYFELAKEGEDTEPDLTREIPALIDFADKLESKTMLSGETDALNAIVVVHPGAGGTESQDWAEMLMRMYIRWAERQNFKVEINEVQDGDEAGIKSATFTISGDFAFGLLSGETGVHRLVRISPFDSAKRRHTSFASVFVSPEIDDTIVIDIKPDDLRIDTYRSGGKGGQHVNTTDSAVRITHLPTGLVAGCQNERSQHKNKERAMKLLRSRLYEYELDKKKAVSRKLEDSKLDIKFGSQIRSYVLQPYRMAKDLRTRVEVGDVDKVLDGDLEPFIRGYLRMRREGNFPAEIAEEEEV
- a CDS encoding DinB family protein, producing the protein MTKSSDTPDVHQALRKQLVTLIQGGEAHATFEDAIKDFPAELRGKVPAHLPYSAWQLLEHLRIAQRDILDFSAPPTGGYQPLEWPDAYWPKSPEPPSAHAWDHSIAAIRKDREHFEALIQKPDADLFKPFRWGNGQNLLREALLIADHTAYHLGEFIVLRRLLGVWNK
- the pyrE gene encoding orotate phosphoribosyltransferase; the encoded protein is MPNDARADLLNLIATLSFKLGDFTLASGQKSDYYIDCRTTTLHAEGGRLSGLVLYDLIRQHIPQAEAVGGLTMGADPLVSNTASASAWALADHAEILELSSELELETGSDPAPTLIHGFLVRKAEKSHGTGRRIEGFLKQGAQVVIVDDVCTTGGSTITAIEAAREAGMNVAGVLCLVDREQGGRAHIEAAAAGAPFLSVYTATDVRAAHIALKKA
- a CDS encoding polymer-forming cytoskeletal protein, coding for MNPPENSTVIGKSVVVRGDISGKEDLFLDGDIQGNINLSENRLTLGPDALIVADVTVRDLVVFGKLTGNIYATGRVDLRQSASVIGDITAGRLSIEESAMLKGHVELKAVEAQPTAVSQRTSPVASSKPLVLQPKS
- a CDS encoding class I SAM-dependent methyltransferase, with translation MRNLFSSDSTSGAKGTGGNRVPRHSSGWKELLKHLSTQESLRVLDIGPTSSTNINYITSLGHSIYMANLVEEAAKPEWIIPAEGDKAASFDVEGFLKSNLNFSGRMFDVVILWDTADYLPESLLVPVFSRIHDVLQPGGLMLAFFHASPDAEAAFNRYHLTETDVIEMQRAGSYPLLNVYSNRKIENLLSGFSNFRFFLAKDSLREVIITR
- a CDS encoding CoA-binding protein gives rise to the protein MNQPEIIRAMLGNPAAKPVVIAVIGLSPHPDKPSHFVPAYMQQHGYRILPVNPTVDSVLGEKSYASLADLPIKPDIVNVFRLPRYISAIVDEMLQLGLQSLWVQSGIINLEAAAKAEAGGIHVVMDHCIMVEHRRVLPLSAYNLAK